In Thalassoglobus sp. JC818, one DNA window encodes the following:
- a CDS encoding prenyltransferase/squalene oxidase repeat-containing protein, translating into MNRISSHLGVLDAPSPESVREAVSKSRDWLLERQHDEGYWLGELEGDTILESEYVLLLVWLGRGKNQLVQECAARILEQQRSEGGWALYPDGPLEISSSVKAYWVLKIAGHDPASEPMTRAAEAIRQAGGAERVNSFTRYYMALLGIISYKQVPAVPPELMLLPNWFPINIYEMSSWSRTIVVPLSLLWAFQPKTELPAEHKIDELFLNSPEDLPVTMPPSEQLDAMKKKSFFPWDSFFRGVDRTWKLVERLHLNPFRKRAVAAAQNWILARFEKSDGLGAIFPPIIWSIIGLRCLGYSEDAPEVVAALEELEKLTIRENETVRLEPCRSPVWDTSIAVNALREAGVPADSPKIRKAVEWLLSKEVRSKGDWSVAHPNVEPGGWYFEFNNEFYPDIDDTIMVTMALSRCLPGGPSTNWIGKLMKQKQGQSLNEKDLALSLSGTTSSVEEVMAALEETQPIVDAMKRGVRWVSAMQCRNGGWAAFDADNDREILTRVPFADHNAMIDPPTADITARVLEMFGRLGLTDDDPAFQQALKFVWDDQEPDHAWYGRWGVNYLYGTWQVLVGLTEFGIPASDERLQNAVGWLKSVQQEDGGWGETPLTYDRPELRGTGPTTASQTAWALMGLIAGGARESEAVSRGIEYLIRTQTSDGTWDEPWYTGTGFPRVFYLRYHLYRHYFPLMALARYAEQTS; encoded by the coding sequence ATGAATCGGATTTCTTCACACCTGGGGGTTCTCGATGCTCCGTCGCCAGAATCAGTTCGAGAAGCTGTCTCCAAATCTCGCGACTGGTTGCTTGAACGGCAGCATGATGAGGGATATTGGCTGGGCGAGCTCGAAGGCGACACAATCCTCGAATCGGAATATGTCTTGCTCCTCGTCTGGCTGGGACGTGGAAAAAATCAGCTCGTCCAAGAGTGTGCTGCTCGGATTCTTGAACAACAACGTTCAGAAGGTGGTTGGGCACTCTATCCTGATGGCCCACTTGAAATCAGTTCGTCCGTCAAAGCGTACTGGGTGTTGAAGATTGCGGGCCACGATCCTGCGTCGGAGCCCATGACCCGCGCCGCTGAAGCAATTCGTCAGGCGGGCGGAGCGGAACGAGTCAACAGCTTCACTCGATATTACATGGCGCTGCTCGGCATCATTTCATACAAGCAGGTTCCAGCTGTACCGCCAGAGTTGATGCTCTTGCCAAACTGGTTTCCGATCAACATCTACGAGATGTCTTCCTGGTCTCGCACGATCGTCGTCCCGCTCAGTCTCTTGTGGGCATTCCAACCCAAAACGGAACTGCCAGCCGAACACAAGATCGACGAACTCTTCCTGAATTCACCCGAAGATCTTCCCGTCACGATGCCTCCTTCTGAGCAATTGGACGCGATGAAGAAGAAGTCGTTCTTCCCATGGGACAGCTTCTTTCGCGGTGTCGATCGAACTTGGAAACTCGTTGAACGCTTGCATCTGAATCCATTTCGCAAGCGGGCAGTCGCTGCTGCCCAAAACTGGATTCTCGCACGATTCGAAAAGAGTGACGGCTTGGGAGCGATCTTTCCTCCCATCATCTGGAGCATCATCGGCCTGAGATGTCTCGGCTATTCCGAAGACGCTCCTGAAGTTGTTGCAGCACTTGAAGAACTTGAAAAGCTGACCATTCGCGAGAACGAAACGGTTCGGCTGGAACCGTGCCGATCGCCAGTCTGGGATACATCGATCGCCGTCAATGCTCTCCGAGAAGCGGGAGTGCCTGCTGATTCGCCCAAGATTCGAAAAGCGGTCGAGTGGTTGCTTTCGAAAGAAGTTCGATCGAAAGGTGATTGGTCTGTTGCTCACCCGAATGTCGAACCAGGCGGCTGGTACTTCGAATTCAACAATGAGTTTTATCCCGACATCGACGACACCATCATGGTGACAATGGCGTTGTCGCGATGCCTTCCGGGCGGTCCCTCGACCAACTGGATCGGCAAGCTGATGAAACAGAAGCAAGGTCAGTCGCTGAACGAAAAAGACCTTGCCTTGTCATTGAGCGGCACGACATCGTCCGTCGAAGAAGTAATGGCAGCACTGGAAGAAACACAGCCCATCGTGGATGCGATGAAGCGAGGAGTCCGTTGGGTTTCCGCGATGCAGTGTCGAAACGGTGGCTGGGCAGCCTTCGACGCTGACAACGACCGCGAAATTCTGACGCGAGTCCCCTTCGCCGATCATAACGCAATGATTGATCCTCCCACCGCTGACATCACAGCCCGGGTTCTGGAGATGTTCGGTCGCCTTGGTTTGACCGACGACGATCCAGCATTTCAACAAGCTTTGAAATTCGTCTGGGACGACCAGGAACCTGACCACGCATGGTACGGACGCTGGGGCGTCAACTACTTGTACGGAACATGGCAAGTGCTGGTTGGACTGACTGAGTTTGGAATCCCGGCCAGCGACGAACGTCTTCAAAATGCCGTCGGATGGTTAAAGTCAGTCCAACAGGAAGATGGCGGTTGGGGAGAAACCCCGCTCACCTATGATCGCCCCGAGTTGAGAGGAACTGGTCCAACCACCGCGTCGCAAACAGCATGGGCCCTCATGGGACTGATCGCTGGCGGAGCGAGAGAATCCGAAGCAGTCTCTCGCGGCATCGAGTATCTCATCCGAACACAAACCAGCGACGGAACCTGGGACGAACCGTGGTACACGGGAACAGGTTTTCCTCGCGTGTTTTACCTCAGATACCACCTGTATCGGCATTATTTCCCACTCATGGCACTGGCTCGTTACGCTGAGCAAACGAGCTAA
- a CDS encoding DnaA/Hda family protein: MGSAIRQHDQHPFLVISENRLGVAAIKRLGPHTRRRNIQLVTLFGEPGTGKSRLARELIRSWDTKRADGKTIFVTASQYAAELAEASTDDAIRQFQRRYRHEVKLFVCEDIQSLAGRPESQRQLTAAIDQVISEGACVLFTSTLRPSQIPRFSRRLADRMRGGLSVTLKLPKESSRVKLIQHFLKSESITLSSEQISLIAKKYEVSAREILSLLEHIKALHRLKRPTDDWLAEIDKLAEHSEVELKQISAIVAKQFETTVADLKSPKRSQSIKTARQVAMFLAREHTELTLKEIGQYFGRGNHSTVIHACRKVSELIGTDPVLAHQVETANRAII, translated from the coding sequence GTGGGATCTGCAATTCGCCAACACGATCAGCACCCGTTTCTCGTCATTTCCGAGAACCGTCTTGGCGTCGCTGCGATTAAGCGTCTGGGGCCTCATACTCGGCGTCGCAACATCCAACTCGTCACGCTTTTCGGAGAACCGGGGACAGGCAAATCGCGCTTGGCCCGAGAACTCATCCGCAGCTGGGATACGAAACGAGCCGACGGAAAAACAATCTTCGTGACAGCTTCGCAGTATGCGGCCGAATTGGCGGAAGCTTCAACAGATGACGCCATCCGACAGTTTCAGCGGCGCTATCGTCATGAAGTCAAACTTTTCGTGTGCGAAGACATTCAGTCGCTGGCAGGTCGTCCCGAATCGCAGCGTCAGTTGACCGCCGCAATCGATCAGGTGATTTCTGAAGGAGCGTGTGTGCTGTTCACGTCCACGCTGCGACCATCGCAAATTCCGCGATTCTCTCGCCGCCTCGCGGACCGCATGCGTGGAGGACTGTCCGTCACACTCAAGCTTCCTAAAGAATCGAGCCGCGTCAAACTGATTCAGCACTTCTTGAAGTCTGAGTCCATCACTCTCTCCAGCGAGCAGATTTCCCTGATCGCGAAGAAGTACGAAGTCTCCGCGAGAGAGATTTTGAGTTTACTCGAACACATCAAAGCCCTTCATCGACTCAAGAGGCCGACCGATGACTGGCTCGCTGAAATTGACAAACTCGCCGAACACTCCGAGGTCGAGCTAAAACAAATCTCTGCAATTGTCGCCAAGCAATTCGAAACAACGGTGGCAGACCTTAAGAGTCCCAAGCGATCGCAAAGTATCAAGACTGCACGACAGGTCGCGATGTTTCTGGCGCGAGAACATACCGAGTTAACCCTCAAAGAAATCGGGCAATATTTCGGACGCGGCAATCACAGCACCGTCATCCATGCTTGCCGAAAAGTCTCGGAACTCATCGGCACAGATCCCGTACTCGCGCACCAGGTCGAGACAGCCAATCGGGCAATTATCTGA